One genomic window of Tenacibaculum tangerinum includes the following:
- the rpmB gene encoding 50S ribosomal protein L28 translates to MSRVCELTGKKAMVGNNVSHALNRTKRRFNANLMTKRFYIPEEDKWVTLKVSASALKNINKKGISAVIKEAREKGFLTK, encoded by the coding sequence ATGTCTAGAGTTTGTGAATTAACAGGAAAAAAAGCGATGGTAGGTAATAACGTATCTCACGCTTTAAATAGAACTAAAAGAAGATTTAACGCTAATTTAATGACCAAGCGTTTCTATATTCCAGAAGAAGATAAATGGGTAACTTTAAAAGTATCTGCTTCTGCATTAAAAAATATTAATAAAAAAGGAATCTCTGCGGTTATTAAAGAAGCAAGAGAAAAAGGTTTCTTAACTAAATAA
- a CDS encoding competence/damage-inducible protein A: protein MNAEIITIGDEILIGQIVDTNSQWIGQELNKIGVSVYQISSIQDEKQHILNALKEAESRADIVIVTGGLGPTKDDITKKTIAEYFKDDKIVEYPEVIENIKYIFKKVNHPFNEIQKYQAQLPSKATLLMNRLGTAPGMWFYENNTVFVSLPGVPYEMKGLMKYEVLPKLQATFKLPFILHRTIMTVGTGETIIAERISDWEDNLPDFIKLAYLPSFGRVRLRLSAKGDDKELLAKEIEKQVSELYTLLPEIIVGDDNETSLEKEVGKLLKQHKKTVATAESLTGGKIASTFVSVPGASSYFAGGFVTYTAALKQQLLGVSEETIKQFTVVSKEVASAMATGCLEQLQTDYAIAVTGNAGPTTDHNDKSVGLVYIAIASKKGVAVHEFNFGKPREKVINRTVTKSLELLRAAILK from the coding sequence ATGAATGCAGAAATTATTACGATAGGCGATGAAATTCTTATCGGACAAATTGTAGATACGAACTCCCAATGGATTGGTCAAGAACTCAATAAAATAGGTGTTTCAGTCTATCAAATATCATCCATACAAGACGAAAAGCAACATATTTTAAATGCGTTAAAAGAAGCAGAAAGTAGAGCAGATATCGTTATTGTTACAGGGGGGTTAGGGCCTACCAAAGACGATATTACAAAAAAAACAATTGCAGAGTATTTTAAAGACGATAAAATTGTTGAGTACCCAGAAGTAATTGAGAATATTAAATACATATTCAAAAAAGTCAATCACCCATTCAACGAAATTCAGAAATATCAAGCGCAACTACCTTCCAAAGCCACCTTGTTGATGAACCGTTTAGGAACCGCGCCAGGAATGTGGTTTTACGAAAATAATACGGTTTTTGTATCATTACCAGGCGTACCTTATGAAATGAAAGGCTTAATGAAGTACGAGGTATTGCCAAAACTTCAAGCTACTTTTAAACTGCCATTTATTTTGCATCGAACCATTATGACGGTGGGTACAGGCGAAACCATCATTGCAGAAAGAATTTCTGATTGGGAAGATAACTTGCCTGATTTCATAAAATTAGCCTATTTACCATCTTTCGGAAGAGTTCGCTTACGATTATCTGCTAAAGGAGATGATAAAGAACTATTGGCAAAAGAGATAGAAAAGCAAGTTTCTGAATTGTATACCTTGCTTCCAGAGATTATTGTTGGAGACGATAACGAAACATCCTTAGAAAAAGAAGTAGGTAAGCTGTTAAAACAACATAAAAAAACGGTTGCAACTGCCGAAAGTTTAACAGGAGGAAAAATAGCATCAACTTTTGTCTCTGTTCCAGGAGCATCAAGCTATTTTGCGGGCGGATTCGTAACCTATACAGCCGCTTTAAAACAACAACTGCTAGGAGTTTCCGAAGAAACAATTAAGCAGTTTACAGTGGTAAGTAAAGAAGTAGCATCGGCAATGGCAACCGGATGTTTAGAGCAATTGCAAACAGATTATGCGATAGCTGTAACAGGAAATGCAGGCCCCACTACCGACCATAACGATAAAAGTGTAGGCTTGGTGTATATTGCTATTGCTAGCAAAAAAGGAGTGGCAGTACACGAGTTCAATTTTGGCAAGCCAAGAGAGAAAGTAATAAACAGAACCGTAACCAAATCTTTAGAATTATTACGAGCTGCCATATTAAAATAA
- a CDS encoding DUF4295 domain-containing protein has product MAKKSVASLQTGSKRLTKAIKMVKSPKSGAYTFVEAIMDPDSVNDFLAKK; this is encoded by the coding sequence ATGGCAAAGAAATCAGTAGCATCGTTACAAACAGGTTCGAAAAGATTAACCAAAGCTATCAAAATGGTAAAGTCTCCTAAGTCTGGAGCTTACACTTTTGTTGAAGCTATTATGGATCCAGATAGCGTGAATGACTTTTTAGCAAAAAAGTAA
- the ftsY gene encoding signal recognition particle-docking protein FtsY, which yields MSFLKNIFSKEKKETLDKGLEKTKSSFFSKLSKAVAGKAKVDDDVLDNLEEVLVSSDVGVETTLKIIDRIEERVARDKYLGTEELNQILREEIAGLLSETNTGDETDFTIPVTTKPYVLMVVGVNGVGKTTTIGKLASQFKKKGLKVVLGAADTFRAAAIDQLQVWADRTEVPIVRQEMGSDPASVAFDTVKSGVSQDADVIIIDTAGRLHNKVNLMNELTKIKRVMQKVVPDAPHDVLLVLDGSTGQNAFEQAKQFTKATEVTSLAVTKLDGTAKGGVVIGISDQFQIPVKYIGVGEGIDDLQVFNKHEFVDSFFK from the coding sequence ATGAGTTTTTTAAAGAACATCTTCTCTAAAGAGAAAAAGGAAACCTTAGATAAAGGATTAGAAAAAACCAAATCGAGTTTTTTCTCTAAATTATCAAAAGCAGTTGCAGGAAAGGCAAAGGTTGACGATGATGTGTTAGACAATTTAGAAGAAGTATTGGTGTCGTCTGATGTAGGAGTAGAAACAACGCTAAAAATTATCGATAGAATTGAAGAACGCGTAGCACGCGATAAGTATCTAGGCACCGAAGAACTCAATCAAATTTTACGCGAAGAAATTGCAGGTTTATTATCAGAAACCAATACAGGCGATGAAACCGATTTTACCATTCCAGTAACGACCAAACCTTATGTGTTAATGGTGGTAGGAGTAAACGGAGTGGGAAAAACCACTACAATAGGTAAACTAGCCTCACAATTTAAAAAGAAAGGCTTAAAAGTCGTGTTAGGAGCTGCAGATACATTTAGAGCAGCAGCCATAGATCAATTACAAGTTTGGGCAGATAGAACAGAAGTGCCGATTGTACGTCAAGAAATGGGGTCAGACCCAGCCTCTGTGGCATTTGATACCGTGAAGTCAGGAGTAAGTCAAGATGCCGATGTTATTATCATCGATACGGCAGGACGTTTACATAATAAGGTAAATTTAATGAATGAGTTGACCAAAATTAAACGTGTCATGCAAAAAGTAGTACCTGATGCACCACACGATGTATTGTTAGTATTAGACGGTTCAACAGGGCAAAACGCCTTTGAGCAAGCCAAACAATTTACCAAAGCAACCGAAGTTACCTCATTGGCAGTAACCAAATTAGACGGTACGGCAAAAGGAGGCGTGGTCATTGGTATATCTGACCAATTTCAAATTCCTGTAAAATATATAGGCGTAGGAGAAGGAATCGACGATTTACAAGTATTTAACAAACACGAGTTTGTAGATTCATTTTTTAAGTAA
- a CDS encoding fumarylacetoacetate hydrolase family protein has translation MKIICIGRNYAKHIEELANERPENPVVFLKPDSAILPKKMPFFIPPFSNDIHYEVEILVKINKVGKHISPKFAHKYYDTVGLGIDFTARDVQAQCKEKGLPWEKAKAFDGSAIVGEFFPKEDFDLENVSFQLQKNDEVVQDGNTSSMLWKIDELISYVSQYFTLKKGDIIFTGTPAGVGKVAENDVLTGTIEGRQAFQIKVK, from the coding sequence ATGAAAATAATTTGTATCGGGCGTAATTACGCAAAACATATTGAAGAATTAGCGAATGAAAGACCAGAAAATCCGGTAGTTTTCTTAAAGCCAGACTCGGCGATTCTTCCTAAAAAAATGCCATTTTTTATTCCACCATTTTCAAATGATATCCATTACGAGGTAGAAATATTGGTTAAAATAAACAAAGTTGGAAAACATATTTCTCCAAAATTTGCCCACAAATATTATGACACTGTGGGGCTGGGAATCGATTTTACAGCACGCGATGTACAAGCACAATGTAAAGAAAAAGGATTGCCTTGGGAAAAAGCCAAAGCTTTTGATGGCAGTGCTATTGTGGGAGAGTTTTTTCCAAAGGAAGATTTTGACTTAGAAAATGTATCGTTTCAATTACAGAAGAACGATGAGGTAGTGCAAGACGGAAATACTTCAAGTATGCTATGGAAAATTGATGAATTGATTAGTTATGTATCGCAATATTTTACGTTGAAAAAAGGCGATATTATTTTTACCGGAACACCCGCAGGAGTTGGAAAAGTGGCAGAAAATGATGTGTTAACAGGAACTATTGAAGGAAGGCAAGCTTTTCAAATTAAAGTAAAGTAG
- a CDS encoding amidase family protein: protein MRKIILVFVTTLFIFSCKQTPSAKNYFKKYDETAEIEQQQTHENKRMQFKLLQSKYSDLNEQFQPFEEELSKFSEKEYNQLKPLILEKNIPAIQQSISTKKLTYEKLTLFYLYRIRKFESDSTHYLNAIIALNPNVLKEARAKDKEVKEVGAFSLNGIPILIKDNIDAAGMVTTAGAVALQNNSTDKDTFIVTKLKDAGALILGKVNLSEWAYFFCEGCPLGYSAIGGQTLNPYGRKVFETGGSSSGSGVSIAANYAAAAVGTETAGSITSPSSQNSLVGLKPTIGVLSRSGIVPISSTLDTPGPMTKSIVDTAILYEAMLGKDEKDAASLKIEGFNPKALLEENYNIKEKRIGALKPLLKDTIYRASIEKLREAGAEIIEITPPEISFDGFITLLNIDMKYDLPKYLSTYGNKNLTVKKVEDVVSFNEKDSIKRAPYGQQLFEGIVKDTTSLAQLEIVKDSLAFNGKKFLQDLEAQNLDVILSINNYHSGIAAVAKYPTLTVPMGYKKSGEPVSLTFIGKPFTEKELLQLGYVFEQLTKARKLPADYQ, encoded by the coding sequence ATGAGAAAAATAATACTGGTATTCGTAACGACGCTATTCATTTTTTCCTGTAAACAAACTCCATCAGCAAAGAACTACTTCAAAAAATACGATGAGACTGCTGAAATAGAACAACAGCAAACGCATGAAAACAAGCGAATGCAATTCAAATTACTACAATCGAAATACTCAGATTTAAACGAGCAGTTTCAGCCTTTTGAAGAGGAACTATCGAAATTTTCAGAAAAAGAATACAACCAATTAAAGCCACTCATTTTAGAAAAAAATATTCCCGCCATTCAACAAAGTATTTCAACAAAAAAACTAACCTACGAAAAACTAACCTTATTCTATTTGTATAGAATACGAAAGTTTGAAAGTGATAGCACACACTATTTGAATGCAATTATAGCACTCAATCCAAATGTTTTAAAAGAAGCAAGAGCAAAAGATAAAGAAGTAAAAGAAGTAGGAGCGTTCTCTCTGAACGGAATTCCAATTTTGATAAAAGACAATATCGATGCAGCAGGAATGGTAACTACCGCAGGAGCTGTAGCCTTACAAAACAACTCGACCGATAAAGACACTTTTATCGTTACAAAATTAAAAGATGCAGGCGCACTAATCTTAGGAAAAGTAAATTTAAGTGAATGGGCGTATTTCTTTTGTGAAGGATGTCCGTTAGGGTATAGCGCAATAGGAGGGCAGACCTTAAATCCTTACGGAAGAAAAGTTTTTGAAACAGGAGGTTCCAGTTCAGGAAGCGGGGTTTCGATTGCTGCAAATTATGCTGCTGCTGCTGTGGGTACAGAAACCGCGGGCTCTATCACATCACCATCGAGTCAGAACTCATTAGTTGGTTTAAAGCCTACCATTGGAGTGTTAAGTCGTTCTGGAATCGTGCCGATTTCAAGTACTTTAGATACCCCAGGTCCGATGACCAAAAGTATTGTTGATACTGCAATTTTGTATGAAGCCATGTTGGGGAAGGACGAGAAAGATGCAGCCTCTTTAAAAATAGAAGGTTTTAACCCTAAAGCTTTGCTCGAAGAAAATTACAATATAAAAGAAAAAAGAATTGGTGCTTTAAAACCACTTTTAAAAGATACTATCTATAGAGCAAGTATAGAAAAACTTCGAGAAGCAGGTGCAGAAATCATAGAAATTACACCCCCAGAAATATCGTTTGATGGTTTTATTACATTGTTGAATATCGATATGAAATACGATTTACCTAAATATCTATCAACCTATGGAAATAAAAATCTTACGGTAAAAAAGGTGGAAGATGTTGTTAGTTTTAACGAAAAAGATAGTATCAAAAGAGCTCCTTACGGACAACAATTATTTGAAGGAATTGTAAAAGATACGACCAGTTTGGCGCAATTAGAGATTGTAAAAGATAGCTTAGCTTTTAATGGGAAGAAGTTTTTACAAGATTTGGAGGCTCAGAACTTAGATGTCATTCTGTCTATTAACAATTACCACTCTGGTATTGCAGCAGTAGCGAAATACCCAACACTAACTGTCCCTATGGGTTATAAAAAATCAGGAGAACCTGTTAGTTTAACTTTTATAGGGAAACCATTTACAGAAAAAGAATTATTACAACTAGGGTACGTATTTGAGCAGTTAACGAAAGCAAGAAAGTTACCTGCTGATTATCAATAA
- the rpmG gene encoding 50S ribosomal protein L33, producing the protein MAKKGNRVQVILECTEHKASGQPGTSRYITTKNKKNTPDRMELKKFNPILKKMTVHKEIK; encoded by the coding sequence ATGGCAAAAAAAGGAAACAGAGTTCAAGTAATTTTAGAGTGTACAGAGCACAAAGCTTCTGGGCAACCAGGAACTTCTCGTTATATTACAACAAAGAACAAAAAGAATACTCCTGATAGAATGGAATTAAAGAAATTTAATCCAATCTTAAAGAAAATGACAGTTCATAAAGAAATTAAATAA